CCCGGAATCGCTCGGACAGGGCGTGGAACCAGCGCGCCATGCCGGCGGGTTCGAAGGCCCGCAACAGGATCACGAACTCGTCGCCGCCGAGCCGGATGCAGGGATCCTCGTATCCCCTCGAGGTCAATGCATCGGCCAGGCATTTCAGCACCTTGTCGCCCGTGGCATGGCCGTGGAGATCGTTGGTCTGTTTGAAATGGTCGATATCCACGATCACCAGGCAGCCCTTGCCACCCGATTTGACGAAATCGAGCAACTCGGCACAGACCGGCTCCAGTAGCCGCCGGTTGTGAACCCCGGTAAGGTCATCGGTGGTGCTTTGCTGAAGGAGACGCCGCTGGCGTGCCGCAATGTTCTCGGCCAGTCCGCGGATCGCATCGAAAAGACCGCGGCTCTCCTGCAGCCTCGGTTTCAGCTCCAGTCCCGGATTTTCCTCTTGCAGTTCCCGCACGAGCCGGTGGATGGACTCCATTTCCCCGATGAACAGGCGGCCCAGCTTCCGGGTGGTGAGCGCCAGGAAAACGGCGAGCAGGGTGGCCAGAACCGCGAAGGCCACCAGGAAGTAGACGACCACCGCATCCAGGGCCGGTGCCGGCATGAATGCCTGCAACGTCCAGGCGGTGCCCGGCACCGGCGTACGATAGTCCCAGGCATCGGGGCCGGGCCGCCCGGTCTGCGCGATGACCGATCCATCATAGGCGAGCAGCGCCAGGGACTGCCCCGGCGAGGTGACACGGTCGAGTGCCTGTTGCACAAGATCGAGCCTGAAGCTGGCGAACACGACCCCGACCGGACCCTCGATGCCGTTTACGGATGCAACCAGGTCGAAATGTTCCAGCCCCTTGACGCCGCGATGCACGCGCGGCCCGGGCAGGATCTCTCCGGACAGGTAATGATGCATGTCGAGGCGACACATCTCACCCAGCCTGAGCCGAAGCGGCTCGCCGAGCAGCCTGCCCCGGTCATCGAACAGCGCCAGACCCACGCTGCCGGGCAGCAGGGACCGCATCTGCAATGCCCAGTCGTGGGCTTCGTCCGCCAGCGACAGGGCCAGCATGTCGGCCACCTCCGTCCGTGCCGAGAGACGCTCGACGATATCGCGGTAGACGCGGATGGTCTGGGAAAGGTTCTCCGCCTGGTGTGCCACCCGCTGCTGCTGGGTGATCCGCGCCTGCGCCAGCAAATGGGTCCGCAGGGCGAGAAACAACAGCACCATCGAAATACAGAGCACGCCCAGCAGTATCATGATGCTGCGCCGGGTATATTGCCGCACGGAAAGCATGCCCATCAGATTTCCCACTGCCGAAACCAGGATCCGGAAGGGTTATCGGCCGCCGCGCGCTCCGGTTGACCCGACTACCGTTCAAGGCCCCGCAGCAGGCATGGTTGTATTCCGGGCCACGGGCATGAAATCCGCTTCGTTATTGACACGACATATTTGTTCGGTTGCCGGATCAATACCTTCCAGAACAAAAATTTATGCGCCGCGCGCGAGATAATCGAGGGCGATGCCGGCGAACACCGCGGCGCCGAACCAGTTGTTGTTGAGGAAGGCCTCGAAGCAGCGCCGCGGATCCCGGTCGCGGATCAGGTACTGCTGGTACAGCGCCAGCAATGCGGCCACCAGCAGGCCGATGGCATAGAAGTCGCCCAGCCCCGCCAGGCTGCCGACCAGGCTCAGGCCCAGCAGCACCAGCAGTTGCAGCACCCCCACCACCAGCCGGTCCGCCTCGCCGAACAGGATGGCCGTGGACTTGACCCCGATCTTGAGGTCGTCTTCCCGGTCGACCATGGCATAAAGGGTGTCGTAGGCCACCGACCAGAGGATGTTGACCACGAACAGCAGCCAGGCGATGCGCGGCAGCTCGCCGGTCTGGGCGGCAAAGGCCATGGGGATGGCCCAGCCGAAGGCTGCGCCCAGCACCACCTGGGGCAGATGGGTGATGCGCTTGGTGAAGGGATAGACCACGGCCAGCACCACCGCCACGAACGACAGCAGGATGGTGAGCCGGTTCATCAGCAGCACCAGCCCGAAGGCCAGCAGGCAGAGCACCGCGAACAGGATCAGGGCCTCGCGCGGACTCACCCGGCCGGCGGCGATGGGCCGGTCGCGGGTGCGCGCCACGTGCGGATCGAAGTGACGGTCGGCGAAATCATTGATGACGCAGCCGGCCGAGCGCATCAGCACCACGCCGGCCACGAACACTGCCAGCACCAGCGGGTCGGGACGCCCCTGGCCTGCGATCCACAAGGCCCACAGCGTCGGCCACAGCAGCAGCAGGATGCCGATCGGCCGGTCCAGTCGCATCAGCCGCGCATACTCGATCAGCCGTTCGCGCGCCCGCGATGCCGTCATGCCCGACACCCCGACAGCGCGCGCACCACGCGCGGCAGGAAGATCTCGCTCACCAGCAGCGGCCGGCCATCCAGCCGGAACACCGAACGCCGGCCCCAGATCACCGCAGGCCGGGCACGGGTGCCCGCGACCGCGTGCCGGTACAGCTCGCTGCCGGGGCGGATCGCCGCCAGCTCCACCGGCTCGCGCGCCATGCCCGGATCGGCGAACAGCACCGCACCCAGCGGCCGCTCGCCCAGCCGCGCCAGCCGCCGCCGGCGACCGCCGAGGGTGCGGGCGGGAATCACGGTGCGGGCAAACACCCAGGGCGTGTCATCGCAGAACAGGTGCACCTCGCGGATCAGGGCGAAGCGGCGATCGCGCAGACCCAGCGCCTGTGCCTCGTCGCGCCGCGGCCGGCCCCAGCCCTGGAACTCGACCCGCACCCGGAAGCGCCCCGGACAGGCATCGACCAGCCGCCGGGTCAGCGAGGCGGGATCGAGCAGCCACTGCCTCAGCTCGCGGGTGAGCTGGCTGCGCCGGTAACAGCCGGCGCGTGCCCAGCGTGGCCCGGTCGTCCGGATCGAACCTGTGGAGTGCGGCAAGCCCTTCGCCTCGACGGAAGATTCAGGAGGCGCGGATTATCCCATGAAGGGGACGACAGGCGCCAAGCACAACCGTCAGACAGCCGCGTAGCGGGTCGCGTCGCCGAGCCAGCGCCGCACCAGCGGGGCCACATGTTCGGGATGCTGCTCAAGAAGGGTGTCGGCCACCGTTTCCACGGCGTCGAGCTGGGCCTGGTCGCGCACCAGATCGGCGACCCGCATCTCCACCAGGCCGGTCTGGCGGGTGCCCAGCACCTCGCCGGGGCCGCGCAGCTCCAGGTCACGCTGGGCGATGACGAAACCGTCGGTGGTTTCACGCATGACGGCCAGCCGCTCGCGCGAGGCCCGCGACAGCGGCGGATGATAGAGCAGCACGCAACTGCTCTTCTCGCTGCCGCGCCCGACTCGCCCGCGCAACTGGTGCAACTGGGCCAGGCCCAGACGCTCGGCGTTCTCGATGATCATCAGCGAGGCATTGGGGACATCCACCCCGACCTCGATGACGGTGGTGGCCACCAGCAGGTCGATTTCGGCGGCCTTGAAGGCGGCCATCACGGCTTCCTTCTCGGCCGCCTTCATGCGCCCGTGTACCAGCCCCACGCGCAACTGCGGCAAGGCCTCGGCGAGACGGGCGGCAGTGGCCTCGGCGGCCTCCGCGGCCAGCGTCTCGGATTCCTCGATCAGGGTGCACACCCAGTAGGCCTGGCGACCCCGGGCGCAGGCATCGGCCACCCGCTGCACCACCTCGGCGCGGCGACTGTCGGGGATGGCGACGGTGACCACGGGCGTGCGCCCCGGCGGCAGTTCGTCGATCAGCGAGGTATCGAGATCGGCATACATGGCCATGGCCAGGGTGCGCGGAATGGGCGTCGCGGTGAGCGTGAGCTGGTGCGGGCGCAGCGCGCTGCCGCCCTTGTCGCGCAACGCCAGGCGCTGGTGCACACCGAAGCGGTGCTGCTCGTCGACGATCACCAGGCCCAACCGCGCAAAGCGCACCTCGTCCTGGAACAGGGCATGGGTGCCCACGGCAACCTGGATGCCGCCCTCGGCAAGGCCTGCCAGGGTGTCGGTCCGCGCCCGGCCCTTGCGCCGGCCGCTGAGCCAGCCGAGCCGCACCCCAAGCGGCTCCAGCCAGCCGTTGAAGTTCTTCCAGTGCTGCTCGGCCAGCAGTTCGGTCGGCGCCATCACCGCCACCTGCCAGCCGGCCTCCACCGCCTGCAGCGCGGCCAGCGCGGCGACCAGGGTCTTGCCGGAACCGACATCGCCCTGCACCAGCCGCAGCATGGGATGGTCGCGGGCCAGGTCGCGGGCGATCTCCTCGCTCACCCGAAGCTGCGCCGCGGTCGGTGCAAAGGGCAACGTCGCCAGGAAGGCCTCGCGCAGCCGGCCGGTCCCCGCCAGCGGCGGTGCCCGCAGCCTGCGCTTGCGCGCGCGCAGGGCACGCAGACTGAGGTGGTGGGCCAGCAGCTCCTCGAAGGCGAGCCGCTGCTGCACCGGATGGGTGCCCGCTTCCAGCGCCGCCACATCGGCATCGGGGGGCGGCCGGTGGATGTAGCGCACGGCGTCGCGCAGGTCGGGCATGGCGAAGCGCGACCGCACCGCATCGGGCAGCCACTCGGTGAGCCCCTGCGGATGGGCCGCCAGCCAGGCCAGCGCAGTGTCGGTGAGCTTGCGCAGCGTGAGCTGGTGCACGCCCTCGGTAGCCGGGTACAGCGGCGTCAGATGGGCCGCCACCTCGGCGGCGCCCGCGCCCTCGACCCGCTCGTACTCGGGATGGATCATTTCCAGGGTGGCGGCGCCGGGGCGGACCTCACCGAAGCAGCGCACGCGGGTGCCGCGGGCGAGCCCCGCCTGCTGTGCGGCATTGAAGTGAAAGAAGCGCAGGGTGATCTGCCCGGTGCCGTCGGCCAGCCGGACCAGCAGCGAGCGACGCCGGCCGAAGCGCACCTCGGCGAGCTGCACCTCGGCCTCGATCACGGCCTGGTCGCCCGGGCGCAGGCTGCCCAGCGGCCTCACGCGGGTGCGGTCCTGATAGCGGCAGGGCAGGTGGAACAGGACGTCCTGGACGGTATGGATGCGCAGCTTCGCCAGGCGTTCCGCCATGCGCGGACCCACCCCCTTCAGCGCCGTGACCGGCACCTCGGCGGCGGATGGATCGCGGTGCGCCCCGGCTTCCCTGTCGCTGCGCATGAAGGCGCGGTCCGCCCGCGGGCGGTCAGTCGAGCACCAGGACGGCGTCCATCTCCACGGCCGCGCCCTTGGGCAGGCTGGCCACGCCGATCGCCGCACGCGCGGGATAGGGTTCGCTGAAATAGTCGGCCATGACCTGGTTGACCAGCGGGAAATGGGCCAGATCGGTGAGAAAGACGTTGAGCTTGGCAATCTGCTGCAAGCCCCCGCCCGCCGCCTCGCACACGGCCGCGAGATTGTCGAACACGCGCCGGATCTGCGCCTCCATGTCGCCCTCGACCAGCGCCATGCTGGCCGGATCGAGCGGGATCTGCCCGGACAGATAGACGGTGTTGCCGGTCCTCACGGCCTGCGAATAGGTACCGATGGCCTGCGGGGCCTTGTCGGTATGGATGGTTTCTCTGCTCACCTGCGCTCCTCGTTCGATCATTCAGCTCTTGACGCGCGTCACCCGCAGCACCAGCGGCAGGTGACGAATGCGGCGCATGACCTGCGCCAGATGCCTGCGGTCGCGGACGGTGAGGGTAAACAGGATGGAGGTGTTCATCCCGTCGCGCTCCTCGATGTCGACATTCTCGATGTTCGACCCCTCGTCGGCAATGGCCGCGGCAACGGTTGCCAGCACGCCGCGCTGGTTGGCCACTTCCACGCGCAACTCGGCCGCGAAATCGCCCTCGATGTCCGGCTCCCACTCCACATCCAGCCATTTCTCCGGCTGGGAACGGAAATCGGCGACATTCCGGCATTCCTGACGATGAATCACGATGCCGCGCCCGGCGCTGACGAAGCCGACGATCTGGTCACCGGGAATGGGTCGGCAGCACTTGGCGAAGCTGACCACCATGCCCTCGGTACCCTTGATCGCCAGCGGCCGCGACGCGCCGCCGGCGGCCTCCTGCACCGCACCCTCCTCCTCGCTGCTGCCGACCAGTTGCCGCGCCACCAGCAGCGGCATGCGGTTGCCCAGGCCGATGTCCTCGAGCAGGTCGTCGATCCCGGCCAGCCCGCAGTCGCTCACGAAGTCCTCGATGCGCCCCGGCTCCAGCGCCTCCAGGCTGCTGCCCAGGCCGGCCAGCGCCTTGTCCAGCAGCCGCTGGCCGAGGCCGACCGCCTCCTCGCGGCGCAGGTTCTTCAAATGGTGGCGGATGTTGGCCCGCGCCTTGCCGGTGACCACGAAGTTGAGCCAGGCCGGGTTGGGGTGGGCGCCGGGCGCGGTGATGATCTCGACCGTCTGGCCGTTGAGCAACGGCGTGCGCAGGGGCGCCAGCCGGCGATCGATCTTGGCGGCGATGCAGGTATTGCCGACCTCGGTGTGCACGGCATAGGCGAAATCCACCGGCGTGGCCCCGCGCGGCAGTTCCATGATCTCGCCCCTGGGCGTAAAGACGTAGACCTCGTCGGGAAACAGGTCGATCTTGACGTTTTCCAGAAACTCCAGCGAGTCGCCCGCACTCTTTTGCATCTCCAGCAGTTCGCGCAACCATTCGCGCGCACGGGCCTGGGCACTGGCGGCGCCGCTCTCGCCGCTCTTGTACAGCCAGTGGGCGGCGATGCCGGCCTCGGCGACCCGGTCCATGTCCCGGGTGCGGATCTGCACCTCGATCGGCACCCCGAAGGGGCCGAACAGCACCGTGTGCAGCGACTGGTAGCCGTTGGCCTTGGGAATGGCGATGTAGTCCTTGAACTTGCCCGGCACCGGCTTGTACAGGTTGTGCATGATGCCGAGCACGCGATAGCAGGTATCCACCGAGTCGACGATGACGCGGAAGGCGTAGACATCCGAGACCTCGGAGAAGGACAGCCCCTTGTTCCGCATCTTGAGGTAGAGGCTGTAGAGGTGTTTCTCGCGGCTCTTGACCTCGCCCTCGATCTGCTCCTGGAGCAGGCGCTCACGAATGGCGGTCTCGATCTTGTTGAGGATTTCCTTGCGGTTGCCACGCGCCCGCTTCACCGCCTCGGCCAGCACCCGGGAGCGCATGGGATGCAGGGCGGCAAAGCCAAGGTCTTCCAGCTCCAGGCGGATGGCGTTCATGCCCAGCCGGTTGGCGATGGGGGCGTAGATCTCCAGCGTCTCGCGGGCGATGCGCCGGCGCTTGTCGGGCCGCATGACGCCGAGCGTCCGCATGTTGTGCAGGCGGTCGGCGAGCTTGATGACGATGACGCGGATATCCTTGACCATCGCCAGCATCATCTTGCGGAAGTTCTCGGCCTGGGCCTCGGCCTTGCTCTCGAACTGGATCTGGGTGAGCTTGCTGACCCCGTCGACCAGATCGGCGACCTCCTGGCCGAACAGCTTTTCGAGCTGGTCCTTGGCGGTGGGGGTATCCTCGATGACGTCGTGCAGGATGGCCGCCATGATGCTTTGATGGTCCATCCGCATCCCGGCCAGGATGCGCGCCACGGCGATGGGGTGATAGATATAGGGTTCGCCGGACAAGCGGTGCTGACCCTCGTGGGCCTCGGCACCGAACAGGTAGGCGCGATATACCTCGCGCACCTGTTCCTCGGGCAGATAGCCCTCCAGCAACCGGCACAGGTCGCTGATCAGGAATCGCTGTTCGGGTATCCCGCTGTGCTGGGGCTCTGCCACCGTCGCCTGACCTGGGAGGGGGATCCTGGTGCCGCGGACACGCCAGCGGCGCCGCGTCCCCCCATCACGCCGCCACCGGGCATCTTCACTGCTCATGGCATCATAGGCCAATCCGGCCGGCGCGGACAGCCGCGGCGGCAGGGCCGGTCAGGCAGGAATCAGGCTGCGGGGGGCTCGTCGCCCTCGGCGGGCAGGTTGGGGGTTGCGCTGGCCTCCGGAGCCGCGCCCTCGGCCTCCAGCGCCTCGGCAAACTCGGCCTCGATCTCGGGCTTTTCGGGCTCGGCGATCTCGTCGAGGATGGCCGGGGTCACCAGGCCTTCGGCGATCTCGCGCAGGGCAACCACGGTGGGCTTGTCATTCTCCCAGTCGACCTTGGGTTCGGCACCGCGGGCCAACTGGCGGGCACGCTTGGCGGCAACCAGCACCAGCTCGAAGCGGTTCGCGACATTTTCCAGACAATCTTCTACCGTGATACGTGCCATGCGCTGTTTCCGTCCAGAATTCAGGTGGGTTGCGGGCCGGGAAGTCTACCCCAATCACCCTTCCGATGCCAGCAGGGCAGCGATGCGCCCGGCGTGGGCAGCCTCCTGCCGCGCCAGCCGCAGGCGGCCGGCCTGGACGATGGCGCCCAGCTCGGCCACTGCCGTGTCGAAGTCCTCGTTGATGATGAGGTAATCGTACTCGTTGTAGTGGGCGCTCTCGCTCACCGCATCGCGCATGCGCCGGGCGATCACCTCGTCGCTGTCCTGGCCACGGCCGCGCAACCGCGCCTCCAGCGCCTCCCGCGACGGCGGCAGCACGAAGATCCCGGCCGCCTCCGGCCAGACCCCGCGGACCTGGCGGGCGCCCTGCCAGTCGATGTCCAGAAACACGTCCCGACCGGCCACCAGCTCCGCCTCCACCGAGGCCCGGGCCGTGCCATAGTAGTTGTCGAACACCCGCGCATACTCCAGGAAGGCCCCCTCCTCGATCATGGCCTCGAAGGCGGCATGATCGACGAAGTGATAGTCCCGCCCGTCGACCTCCCCCGGCCGCGGCGGGCGGGTGGTGTGGGAAACGGAAAACGCCAGTCCGTCCATGCGCTCCATCAGCGCCCGGACCAGGCTGGTCTTGCCGGCGCCGGAGGGCGCGGAAATGATGTAGAGATTGCCTTTCGGGGGCATGACGGCTCCTGCGGGTTGGGGGTCAGAAAATCCGGCCGTGATCGGCTTCATTCGACATTCTGCACCTGTTCGCGCATCTGCTCGATCAGGACCTTGAGATCGACCGAGGCCCGGGTGGTCTCGGCGTCGGCGGACTTGGAACCCAGGGTGTTGGCCTCGCGGTTGAGTTCCTGCATCAGGAAATCCAGCCGCCGGCCGACGGCCTCGTCCCGCTCCAGCACCTGGCGCACTTCCTTTATATGGCCCTCCAGCCGGTCGAGCTCCTCATCGACGTCCATCTTCTGGGCCACGAACACCAGTTCCTGCTCCAGCCGGCCGGGATCGGCCTGCACCCCGGCCTCCTCCAGCCGGGCGAGCAGCCGTTCGCGGACGCGGTCGCGTACCTCGGGCAGCCGGGCGCGCACGCCGGCAACAATGGGTTCCATCGCGGCCAGCCGGGCCAGCAGCAGCTCGCGGATGTGCGCGCCCTCGCGCCGACGGGTGGCGACCAGTTCCTCCAGCGCGTCCCCGAAGGCCGCCATCACGTCCTCGCGCACCGGCCCCAGGTCGGGCTGCTGTTCGTGGATGACACCCGGCCAGCGCAGTACGTCCAGCGGGTCGACCGGCGCCGCCTCGCCGAAGCGGCCGGCAACGGTCGCGGCGGCCGTGGCCAGCTGGCCGATGAGTTCGTCGTCCAGTTCCAGCGCGCTGCCGGCGACCGGTGCCAGCCGCACCCTGAGATTGCACTCCACCTTGCCGCGGCGCAGGCGCTCGCCGACCCGCTCGCGGATGTGGGGTTCCAGTCCGCGCAGCTCCTCGGGCAGGCGCACGATGACTTCCAGATAGCGGTGGTTGACCGAGCGCAGCTCCCAGGTGAGCGCACCCCAGGCCGCTTCCCGTTCCTGGCGCGCGAAGGCGGTCATGCTGAGAATCATGTCGTTCGTCCCTGTTGTCCGGCGGCGGCGGGCTGCCTGACGATCAAGCCAATGAATTCAATGGTCATTTTTTCGTCCAGTAAGACCCGCGCTCAAGTACGGGCCGGCGCCGGCCGACCAAGGGAACAATGGTAAGCCGGATCGTCCGGCGGATAAACCGGACTACAAGAGTGCACCCCGCGTGCTGAAGAAAAAAGCACAGACCCTGCCCGCCGGCACCCGCCTGGACCAATACGAGATCGTCGAGGTACTCGGCGGCGGCGGCTTCAGTTTCGTCTATCTCGGGCGGGACCCCGCCGGCGAGCGGGTGGTCATCAAGGAGTACATGCCCGCGCGGCTGGCGTACCGGAACAAGGATCTGTCAGTGGTACCCC
Above is a genomic segment from Thiohalobacter sp. containing:
- a CDS encoding sensor domain-containing diguanylate cyclase, with translation MGMLSVRQYTRRSIMILLGVLCISMVLLFLALRTHLLAQARITQQQRVAHQAENLSQTIRVYRDIVERLSARTEVADMLALSLADEAHDWALQMRSLLPGSVGLALFDDRGRLLGEPLRLRLGEMCRLDMHHYLSGEILPGPRVHRGVKGLEHFDLVASVNGIEGPVGVVFASFRLDLVQQALDRVTSPGQSLALLAYDGSVIAQTGRPGPDAWDYRTPVPGTAWTLQAFMPAPALDAVVVYFLVAFAVLATLLAVFLALTTRKLGRLFIGEMESIHRLVRELQEENPGLELKPRLQESRGLFDAIRGLAENIAARQRRLLQQSTTDDLTGVHNRRLLEPVCAELLDFVKSGGKGCLVIVDIDHFKQTNDLHGHATGDKVLKCLADALTSRGYEDPCIRLGGDEFVILLRAFEPAGMARWFHALSERFRANLAAAGIPGFEHCTLSAGAAALAPDMEDCSRALRRADEALYQAKKGGRNRVVVDAGETVG
- the ubiA gene encoding 4-hydroxybenzoate octaprenyltransferase, whose amino-acid sequence is MTASRARERLIEYARLMRLDRPIGILLLLWPTLWALWIAGQGRPDPLVLAVFVAGVVLMRSAGCVINDFADRHFDPHVARTRDRPIAAGRVSPREALILFAVLCLLAFGLVLLMNRLTILLSFVAVVLAVVYPFTKRITHLPQVVLGAAFGWAIPMAFAAQTGELPRIAWLLFVVNILWSVAYDTLYAMVDREDDLKIGVKSTAILFGEADRLVVGVLQLLVLLGLSLVGSLAGLGDFYAIGLLVAALLALYQQYLIRDRDPRRCFEAFLNNNWFGAAVFAGIALDYLARGA
- a CDS encoding chorismate--pyruvate lyase family protein, with the translated sequence MPHSTGSIRTTGPRWARAGCYRRSQLTRELRQWLLDPASLTRRLVDACPGRFRVRVEFQGWGRPRRDEAQALGLRDRRFALIREVHLFCDDTPWVFARTVIPARTLGGRRRRLARLGERPLGAVLFADPGMAREPVELAAIRPGSELYRHAVAGTRARPAVIWGRRSVFRLDGRPLLVSEIFLPRVVRALSGCRA
- the recG gene encoding ATP-dependent DNA helicase RecG produces the protein MRSDREAGAHRDPSAAEVPVTALKGVGPRMAERLAKLRIHTVQDVLFHLPCRYQDRTRVRPLGSLRPGDQAVIEAEVQLAEVRFGRRRSLLVRLADGTGQITLRFFHFNAAQQAGLARGTRVRCFGEVRPGAATLEMIHPEYERVEGAGAAEVAAHLTPLYPATEGVHQLTLRKLTDTALAWLAAHPQGLTEWLPDAVRSRFAMPDLRDAVRYIHRPPPDADVAALEAGTHPVQQRLAFEELLAHHLSLRALRARKRRLRAPPLAGTGRLREAFLATLPFAPTAAQLRVSEEIARDLARDHPMLRLVQGDVGSGKTLVAALAALQAVEAGWQVAVMAPTELLAEQHWKNFNGWLEPLGVRLGWLSGRRKGRARTDTLAGLAEGGIQVAVGTHALFQDEVRFARLGLVIVDEQHRFGVHQRLALRDKGGSALRPHQLTLTATPIPRTLAMAMYADLDTSLIDELPPGRTPVVTVAIPDSRRAEVVQRVADACARGRQAYWVCTLIEESETLAAEAAEATAARLAEALPQLRVGLVHGRMKAAEKEAVMAAFKAAEIDLLVATTVIEVGVDVPNASLMIIENAERLGLAQLHQLRGRVGRGSEKSSCVLLYHPPLSRASRERLAVMRETTDGFVIAQRDLELRGPGEVLGTRQTGLVEMRVADLVRDQAQLDAVETVADTLLEQHPEHVAPLVRRWLGDATRYAAV
- a CDS encoding RidA family protein codes for the protein MSRETIHTDKAPQAIGTYSQAVRTGNTVYLSGQIPLDPASMALVEGDMEAQIRRVFDNLAAVCEAAGGGLQQIAKLNVFLTDLAHFPLVNQVMADYFSEPYPARAAIGVASLPKGAAVEMDAVLVLD
- the spoT gene encoding bifunctional GTP diphosphokinase/guanosine-3',5'-bis pyrophosphate 3'-pyrophosphohydrolase → MSSEDARWRRDGGTRRRWRVRGTRIPLPGQATVAEPQHSGIPEQRFLISDLCRLLEGYLPEEQVREVYRAYLFGAEAHEGQHRLSGEPYIYHPIAVARILAGMRMDHQSIMAAILHDVIEDTPTAKDQLEKLFGQEVADLVDGVSKLTQIQFESKAEAQAENFRKMMLAMVKDIRVIVIKLADRLHNMRTLGVMRPDKRRRIARETLEIYAPIANRLGMNAIRLELEDLGFAALHPMRSRVLAEAVKRARGNRKEILNKIETAIRERLLQEQIEGEVKSREKHLYSLYLKMRNKGLSFSEVSDVYAFRVIVDSVDTCYRVLGIMHNLYKPVPGKFKDYIAIPKANGYQSLHTVLFGPFGVPIEVQIRTRDMDRVAEAGIAAHWLYKSGESGAASAQARAREWLRELLEMQKSAGDSLEFLENVKIDLFPDEVYVFTPRGEIMELPRGATPVDFAYAVHTEVGNTCIAAKIDRRLAPLRTPLLNGQTVEIITAPGAHPNPAWLNFVVTGKARANIRHHLKNLRREEAVGLGQRLLDKALAGLGSSLEALEPGRIEDFVSDCGLAGIDDLLEDIGLGNRMPLLVARQLVGSSEEEGAVQEAAGGASRPLAIKGTEGMVVSFAKCCRPIPGDQIVGFVSAGRGIVIHRQECRNVADFRSQPEKWLDVEWEPDIEGDFAAELRVEVANQRGVLATVAAAIADEGSNIENVDIEERDGMNTSILFTLTVRDRRHLAQVMRRIRHLPLVLRVTRVKS
- the rpoZ gene encoding DNA-directed RNA polymerase subunit omega; protein product: MARITVEDCLENVANRFELVLVAAKRARQLARGAEPKVDWENDKPTVVALREIAEGLVTPAILDEIAEPEKPEIEAEFAEALEAEGAAPEASATPNLPAEGDEPPAA
- the gmk gene encoding guanylate kinase, with the protein product MPPKGNLYIISAPSGAGKTSLVRALMERMDGLAFSVSHTTRPPRPGEVDGRDYHFVDHAAFEAMIEEGAFLEYARVFDNYYGTARASVEAELVAGRDVFLDIDWQGARQVRGVWPEAAGIFVLPPSREALEARLRGRGQDSDEVIARRMRDAVSESAHYNEYDYLIINEDFDTAVAELGAIVQAGRLRLARQEAAHAGRIAALLASEG
- a CDS encoding YicC/YloC family endoribonuclease, encoding MILSMTAFARQEREAAWGALTWELRSVNHRYLEVIVRLPEELRGLEPHIRERVGERLRRGKVECNLRVRLAPVAGSALELDDELIGQLATAAATVAGRFGEAAPVDPLDVLRWPGVIHEQQPDLGPVREDVMAAFGDALEELVATRRREGAHIRELLLARLAAMEPIVAGVRARLPEVRDRVRERLLARLEEAGVQADPGRLEQELVFVAQKMDVDEELDRLEGHIKEVRQVLERDEAVGRRLDFLMQELNREANTLGSKSADAETTRASVDLKVLIEQMREQVQNVE